Proteins encoded by one window of Streptomyces uncialis:
- the trmD gene encoding tRNA (guanosine(37)-N1)-methyltransferase TrmD, with protein MRIDVVTIFPEYLEPLNVSLVGKARARGQLDVRVHDLRHWTHDRHHTVDDTPYGGGPGMVMKTDPWGEALDDAVADGYESGAHGPVLVVPTPSGRPFTQELAVELSQRPWLIFTPARYEGIDRRVMDEYATRMPVYEVSIGDYVLAGGEAAVLVVTEAVARLLPGVLGNAESHRDDSFAPGAMADLLEGPVYTKPPEWRGRGIPEVLVSGHHGRIARWRRDEALRRTSRHRPDLIERTDPAAFDKKDRETLSLLGWAPGPDGRFGRTPYAVEE; from the coding sequence ATGAGGATCGACGTCGTCACGATCTTCCCCGAGTACCTCGAACCGCTGAACGTGTCCCTGGTCGGCAAGGCCCGTGCCCGTGGACAGCTCGATGTGCGCGTCCACGATCTGCGGCACTGGACGCACGACCGCCACCACACGGTCGACGACACCCCGTACGGCGGCGGTCCGGGCATGGTCATGAAGACCGACCCGTGGGGCGAGGCCCTCGACGACGCCGTCGCCGACGGTTACGAGTCCGGTGCCCACGGCCCCGTCCTCGTCGTCCCCACCCCCAGCGGACGGCCCTTCACCCAGGAACTCGCCGTCGAACTCTCCCAGCGGCCCTGGCTGATCTTCACGCCCGCCCGCTACGAGGGCATCGACCGGCGCGTCATGGACGAGTACGCGACCCGGATGCCGGTGTACGAGGTCTCCATCGGCGACTATGTGCTGGCGGGCGGGGAAGCCGCCGTCCTTGTCGTCACCGAGGCCGTGGCCCGGCTGCTGCCCGGGGTGCTCGGCAACGCCGAGTCCCACCGCGACGACTCCTTCGCGCCCGGCGCCATGGCCGACCTCCTCGAAGGCCCCGTCTACACCAAGCCCCCCGAGTGGCGGGGCCGGGGCATCCCCGAGGTGCTGGTCAGCGGCCATCACGGCCGGATCGCCCGCTGGCGACGCGACGAGGCCCTGCGGCGCACCAGCCGCCACCGCCCCGACCTCATCGAGCGCACCGACCCCGCCGCCTTCGACAAGAAGGACCGCGAGACCCTCTCGCTGCTGGGCTGGGCCCCTGGCCCCGACGGCCGATTTGGGCGGACCCCGTACGCCGTGGAAGAATAG
- the rimM gene encoding ribosome maturation factor RimM (Essential for efficient processing of 16S rRNA) has protein sequence MQLVVARIGRAHGIKGEVTVEVRTDEPEKRLGPGAVLATEPSSVGPLTIETGRVHSGRLLLRFAGVRDRGGAEALRNTLLIADVDPEERPEEPDEYYDHQLIDLDVVTVDGTEIGRITEVSHLPSQDLFVVERPDGDEVLVPFVEEIVVEIDLDEQRAVIDPPPGLIDDRAEVASARDAEAEAEQTAASADGDDSAPEDAGR, from the coding sequence GTGCAGCTCGTAGTCGCGCGGATCGGCCGCGCCCACGGGATCAAGGGTGAGGTCACCGTCGAGGTCCGCACCGACGAGCCGGAGAAGCGGCTCGGACCCGGTGCCGTCCTCGCCACCGAACCGTCCTCCGTGGGCCCCCTCACCATCGAGACCGGCCGGGTCCACAGCGGCCGGCTGCTGCTGCGGTTCGCCGGGGTGCGTGACCGCGGCGGGGCCGAGGCCCTGCGCAACACCCTCCTCATCGCGGACGTGGACCCCGAGGAGCGTCCCGAGGAACCGGACGAGTACTACGACCACCAGCTCATCGACCTCGACGTGGTCACCGTCGACGGCACGGAGATCGGCCGGATCACCGAGGTCTCGCATCTGCCGTCGCAGGATCTGTTCGTGGTGGAGCGCCCCGACGGCGACGAGGTGCTGGTCCCGTTCGTCGAGGAGATCGTCGTCGAGATCGACCTGGACGAGCAGCGCGCGGTCATCGACCCGCCGCCCGGTCTGATCGACGACCGCGCGGAGGTCGCGTCGGCCCGCGACGCCGAGGCGGAGGCCGAGCAGACCGCCGCGTCCGCCGACGGTGACGACAGCGCCCCGGAGGACGCCGGCCGATGA
- a CDS encoding RNA-binding protein → MLEEALEHLVKGIVDNPDDVQVASRNLRRGRVLEVRVHPDDLGKVIGRNGRTARALRTVVGAIGGRGIRVDLVDVDQV, encoded by the coding sequence ATGCTTGAGGAGGCTCTTGAGCACCTCGTGAAGGGCATCGTCGACAATCCGGACGACGTGCAGGTCGCGTCTCGCAACCTGCGCCGCGGGCGTGTGCTGGAGGTCCGGGTCCACCCCGACGACCTCGGCAAGGTGATCGGCCGCAACGGCCGCACCGCGCGTGCGCTGCGGACCGTCGTGGGCGCCATCGGCGGCCGCGGCATCCGCGTCGACCTGGTCGACGTCGACCAGGTCTGA
- the rpsP gene encoding 30S ribosomal protein S16, translated as MAVKIKLKRLGKIRSPHYRIVVADSRTRRDGRAIEEIGLYHPVQNPSRMEVDADRVAYWLGVGAQPTEPVLAILKKTGDWQKYKGEPAPAPLLVAAEKAARPSFEALGGDVEGKGEAITQKKKADKAEKKDEAAAESESTEG; from the coding sequence GTGGCAGTCAAGATCAAGCTGAAGCGTCTGGGCAAGATCCGTTCGCCTCACTACCGCATCGTCGTCGCCGACTCCCGTACCCGCCGTGACGGCAGGGCCATCGAGGAGATCGGCCTGTACCACCCGGTGCAGAACCCCTCGCGCATGGAGGTCGACGCGGACCGCGTGGCCTACTGGCTGGGTGTCGGCGCCCAGCCGACCGAGCCCGTGCTCGCGATCCTCAAGAAGACCGGCGACTGGCAGAAGTACAAGGGCGAGCCCGCCCCGGCTCCGCTGCTCGTCGCCGCCGAGAAGGCCGCGCGCCCCTCCTTCGAAGCCCTCGGTGGCGACGTAGAGGGCAAGGGCGAGGCCATCACGCAGAAGAAGAAGGCTGACAAGGCTGAGAAGAAGGACGAGGCCGCGGCCGAGTCTGAGTCGACCGAGGGCTGA
- the ffh gene encoding signal recognition particle protein has protein sequence MFDTLQDRLAATFKNLRGKGRLSEADIDATAREIRIALLEADVALPVVRAFIKQVKERAAGAEVSQALNPAQQVIKIVNEELVGILGGETRRLRFAKTAPTVIMLAGLQGAGKTTLAGKLGKWLKGQGHSPLLVACDLQRPNAVNQLSVVAERAGVGVYAPEPGNGVGDPVQVAKDSLEHARAKQYDIVIVDTAGRLGIDQELMRQAADIRDAVSPDEILFVVDAMIGQDAVNTAEAFRDGVGFDGVVLSKLDGDARGGAALSVAHVTGRQIMFASNGEKLDDFDAFHPDRMASRILGMGDVLTLIEKAEQTFSQAEAEEMASKLASSKGKDFTLDDFLAQMEQVRKMGSISKLLGMLPGMGQIKDQINNLDERDVDRTAAIIKSMTPVERQDPTIINGSRRARIAKGSGVEVSAVKNLVERFFEARKMMSRMAQGGGMPGMPGIPGMGGGPGRQKKKVKAAKGKQRSGNPMKRKQQEQDEAARREQGGAPGLPQAPQNFELPDEFKKFMG, from the coding sequence GTGTTCGACACTCTCCAGGATCGCCTCGCAGCGACATTCAAGAACCTCCGCGGCAAGGGTCGCCTGAGCGAGGCGGACATCGACGCCACCGCGCGGGAGATCCGGATCGCGCTGCTCGAAGCGGATGTGGCGCTGCCCGTCGTGCGCGCCTTCATCAAGCAGGTGAAGGAACGGGCGGCCGGCGCCGAGGTGTCGCAGGCCCTCAACCCGGCCCAGCAGGTCATCAAGATCGTCAACGAGGAGCTCGTCGGCATCCTCGGCGGCGAGACCCGCCGGCTGCGGTTCGCCAAGACCGCGCCGACCGTGATCATGCTCGCCGGTCTCCAGGGCGCCGGTAAGACCACCCTCGCCGGAAAGCTCGGCAAGTGGCTGAAGGGCCAGGGCCACTCACCGCTGCTCGTCGCCTGCGACCTCCAGCGCCCCAACGCCGTCAACCAGCTCAGCGTCGTCGCCGAGCGCGCCGGGGTCGGCGTCTACGCCCCCGAGCCCGGCAACGGCGTGGGCGACCCGGTCCAGGTCGCGAAGGACTCCCTGGAGCACGCGCGGGCCAAGCAGTACGACATCGTCATCGTCGACACCGCCGGCCGGCTCGGTATCGACCAGGAGCTGATGCGGCAGGCCGCCGACATCCGTGACGCGGTCTCCCCGGACGAGATCCTGTTCGTCGTCGACGCGATGATCGGCCAGGACGCGGTCAACACCGCCGAGGCCTTCCGCGACGGCGTCGGCTTCGACGGGGTCGTCCTGTCCAAGCTCGACGGCGACGCCCGCGGTGGTGCCGCGCTGTCGGTCGCGCATGTCACCGGCCGCCAGATCATGTTCGCCTCCAACGGCGAGAAGCTGGACGACTTCGACGCGTTCCACCCGGACCGGATGGCCTCGCGCATCCTGGGCATGGGTGACGTCCTCACGCTGATCGAGAAGGCCGAGCAGACCTTCTCCCAGGCGGAGGCCGAGGAGATGGCCTCCAAGCTGGCGTCCAGCAAGGGCAAGGACTTCACGCTGGACGACTTCCTCGCCCAGATGGAACAGGTCCGCAAGATGGGCTCCATCAGCAAGCTGCTCGGCATGCTGCCGGGGATGGGGCAGATCAAGGACCAGATCAACAACCTGGACGAGCGGGACGTCGACCGCACCGCCGCGATCATCAAGTCGATGACCCCGGTCGAGCGCCAGGACCCCACGATCATCAACGGCTCGCGCCGGGCCCGTATCGCCAAGGGCTCCGGGGTCGAGGTCAGCGCCGTCAAGAACCTGGTGGAGCGGTTCTTCGAGGCACGCAAGATGATGTCCCGGATGGCCCAGGGCGGCGGCATGCCCGGGATGCCGGGCATCCCCGGGATGGGCGGCGGCCCCGGCCGTCAGAAGAAGAAGGTCAAGGCCGCGAAGGGCAAGCAGCGTTCCGGCAACCCGATGAAGCGCAAGCAGCAGGAGCAGGACGAGGCCGCGCGGCGGGAGCAGGGCGGCGCGCCCGGCCTGCCCCAGGCCCCGCAGAACTTCGAACTGCCCGACGAGTTCAAGAAGTTCATGGGCTGA
- a CDS encoding [protein-PII] uridylyltransferase, producing the protein MRLLHSGESAGPVRRAALSDLTDDWLRNLFDAAADEPRGISLVAVGGYGRGELSPRSDLDLLLLHSGGDSRRTAALADRLWYPVWDLGLALDHAVRTPAETRRTAADDLKVQLGLLDARHLAGDPALTAALRTTVLTDWRNQAAARLPALQELCADRAARLGELAYLLEPDLKEARGGLRDATALSAVAASWLADAPRAGLADARRTLLDVRDALHLTTGRATDRLALQEQDQVAAALGLLDADTLLRQVYEAARVIAYAGDVTWREVGRVLRSRAARPRLRAVLGGGRAARAAAVRSPLAEGVVEQDGEAGLARGARPERDPVLPLRAAAAAAQAGLPLSPYAVRHLAATAAPLPAPWPAEAREQFVTLLGAGRATVEVWEALEAEGLITRLLPDWERVRCRPQRNAVHTWTVDRHLVETTVRAAALTRRVSRPDLLLVAALLHDIGKGWPGDHSVAGAVIARDMAVRMGFDPADTNVLATLVRHHLLLVDTATRRDLEDPATVNAVADAVGTVPTLELLHALTEADALATGPAAWSSWRGHLVDDLARRVTARLTGDPAPAGPWSAEPAAPTAEQERLAIEAHRTGGPALTLSAQHPPTAPADPGTEPLGVELLIAVPDRPGVLPAVAGVLATHRLTVRTAELGELALPAVLGTDPAPVLLLRWRVSAQYGALPQGARLRADLVRALDGTLDIAARLAERDAAHPRRRGAAPPAPRVSVAPAASRHATVIEVRAQDAPGLLHRIGRALEDAGVRVRSAHISTLGANAVDAFYVTDTAGAPLTAERATGVAGTLEAALRG; encoded by the coding sequence CTGCGGCTGCTGCACAGCGGGGAGAGTGCCGGTCCGGTCCGCCGCGCGGCGCTCTCCGACCTCACCGACGACTGGCTGAGGAACCTCTTCGACGCCGCCGCCGACGAGCCCCGGGGCATCAGCCTCGTGGCCGTCGGCGGCTACGGCCGGGGCGAACTGTCCCCGCGCAGCGACCTCGATCTGCTCCTGCTGCACAGCGGCGGCGACTCCCGGCGGACCGCGGCCCTCGCCGACCGCCTCTGGTACCCCGTCTGGGACCTCGGCCTCGCCCTCGACCACGCGGTGCGCACCCCTGCCGAGACCCGCCGCACCGCCGCCGACGACCTCAAGGTCCAGCTCGGCCTGCTCGACGCCCGCCATCTCGCGGGCGACCCCGCCCTCACCGCCGCCCTGCGCACCACCGTCCTCACCGACTGGCGCAACCAGGCCGCCGCCCGGCTGCCCGCCCTCCAGGAACTGTGCGCCGACCGCGCCGCCCGCCTCGGTGAACTCGCCTACCTCCTGGAACCCGACCTCAAGGAGGCCCGCGGCGGACTGCGGGACGCCACCGCCCTGTCCGCCGTCGCCGCCTCCTGGCTCGCCGACGCCCCCCGCGCGGGCCTCGCCGACGCCCGCCGCACCCTCCTCGACGTACGCGACGCCCTCCACCTCACCACCGGCCGCGCCACCGACCGGCTCGCCCTCCAGGAACAGGACCAGGTCGCCGCCGCGCTCGGCCTCCTCGACGCGGACACCCTGCTCCGCCAGGTGTACGAGGCCGCCCGCGTCATCGCGTACGCCGGCGACGTCACCTGGCGCGAGGTCGGCCGGGTGCTGCGCTCCCGCGCCGCCCGGCCCCGGCTGCGGGCCGTCCTCGGCGGCGGCCGGGCCGCGCGGGCGGCGGCCGTCCGCTCACCGCTCGCCGAAGGCGTCGTCGAACAGGACGGGGAAGCCGGACTCGCCCGCGGCGCCCGCCCCGAACGCGACCCGGTCCTCCCGCTGCGCGCCGCCGCCGCGGCGGCCCAGGCGGGCCTGCCGCTCTCCCCGTACGCGGTACGCCACCTCGCCGCCACCGCCGCGCCCCTGCCCGCCCCCTGGCCCGCCGAGGCCCGCGAACAGTTCGTCACCCTGCTCGGCGCGGGCCGGGCGACCGTCGAGGTGTGGGAGGCACTGGAGGCCGAGGGCCTGATCACCCGGCTGCTGCCCGACTGGGAACGGGTCCGCTGCCGTCCCCAGCGCAACGCCGTCCACACCTGGACCGTGGACCGCCACCTCGTGGAGACCACCGTCCGCGCCGCCGCCCTCACCCGGCGGGTCTCCCGGCCCGATCTGCTGCTCGTCGCCGCGCTGCTGCACGACATCGGCAAGGGCTGGCCCGGCGACCACAGCGTCGCGGGCGCCGTCATCGCCCGCGACATGGCCGTACGGATGGGCTTCGACCCCGCCGACACCAACGTGCTCGCCACCCTCGTCCGCCACCATCTGCTGCTCGTCGACACCGCCACCCGCCGCGACCTCGAAGACCCCGCCACGGTGAACGCCGTCGCCGACGCCGTGGGCACCGTCCCGACCCTGGAACTGCTGCACGCGCTCACCGAGGCCGACGCGCTCGCCACCGGCCCCGCCGCCTGGTCGTCCTGGCGCGGCCACCTCGTGGACGACCTGGCCCGCCGGGTCACCGCCCGGCTCACCGGCGACCCCGCCCCCGCGGGCCCGTGGTCCGCCGAGCCCGCCGCGCCCACCGCCGAACAGGAACGCCTCGCGATCGAGGCCCACCGCACCGGCGGACCCGCCCTCACCCTCAGCGCCCAGCACCCGCCCACCGCCCCCGCCGACCCCGGTACGGAACCCCTCGGCGTGGAACTGCTGATCGCCGTCCCCGACCGGCCCGGGGTGCTCCCCGCCGTCGCCGGGGTCCTCGCCACCCACCGGCTCACCGTCCGGACCGCCGAACTCGGCGAACTCGCCCTCCCCGCCGTCCTCGGCACGGACCCCGCCCCCGTCCTGCTGCTGCGCTGGCGGGTATCCGCCCAGTACGGCGCATTGCCGCAGGGCGCCCGGCTGCGCGCCGATCTCGTCCGGGCCCTGGACGGCACCCTCGACATCGCCGCCCGGCTCGCCGAACGGGACGCCGCCCACCCCCGCCGCCGGGGCGCCGCCCCGCCCGCGCCCCGGGTGTCGGTGGCCCCCGCCGCGTCCCGGCACGCCACCGTCATCGAGGTACGCGCCCAGGACGCCCCCGGGCTGCTGCACCGCATCGGGCGGGCCCTGGAGGACGCCGGGGTACGGGTGCGCAGCGCGCACATCAGTACCCTCGGGGCCAACGCCGTAGACGCCTTCTACGTCACCGACACCGCGGGCGCCCCCCTCACCGCGGAGCGGGCCACCGGCGTCGCCGGGACCCTGGAAGCCGCCCTGCGGGGGTAG
- a CDS encoding P-II family nitrogen regulator codes for MKLITAVVKPYRLDEIKEALQAFGVHGLTVTEASGYGRQRGHTEVYRGAEYTVDLVPKIRIEVLVEDDDAEQLIEVIVKAARTGKIGDGKVWSLPVETAVRVRTGERGPDAL; via the coding sequence ATGAAGCTCATCACCGCCGTCGTCAAGCCCTACCGTCTCGACGAGATCAAGGAAGCGCTCCAGGCGTTCGGCGTGCACGGCCTGACCGTCACCGAGGCCAGCGGATACGGCCGCCAGCGCGGTCACACCGAGGTCTACCGGGGCGCCGAGTACACCGTCGACCTCGTCCCCAAGATCCGTATCGAGGTGCTGGTCGAGGACGACGACGCCGAACAGCTCATCGAGGTCATCGTCAAGGCCGCCCGCACCGGCAAGATCGGTGACGGCAAGGTCTGGTCGCTGCCCGTCGAGACCGCCGTACGGGTCAGGACCGGCGAACGGGGACCGGACGCCCTCTGA
- a CDS encoding ammonium transporter, producing MPPGITLAADAPALSAANTGFMLICSALVMLMTPALAFFYGGMVRVKSTLNMLMMSFISLGIVTVLWVLYGFSMAFGTDTGGLIGWSSDYVGLSGIGLTELWDGYTVPVYVFAVFQLMFAVLTPALISGALADRVKFGAWALFVALWATVVYFPVAHWVWGTGGWAFEMGVIDFAGGTAVHINAGAAALGVILVIGKRVGFKKDPMRPHSLPLVMLGAGLLWFGWFGFNAGSWLGNDDGVGALMFLNTQVATAAAMLAWLLYEKIRHGAFTTLGAASGAVAGLVAITPAGGSSSPLGSLAIGAIAGLLCAMAVGLKYRFGYDDSLDVIGVHLVGGIAGSVLIGFFATGGGQSEVKGLLYGGGLDQLWKQLAGVGGVLAYSLVASAVLAFLLDRTIGMRVPEDVEVSGIDQTEHAETAYDFSGAGGGTVSRAAAPLPVNDPVRNKKVDA from the coding sequence ATGCCCCCAGGCATCACGCTCGCCGCAGACGCCCCGGCGCTGTCTGCCGCCAACACCGGCTTCATGCTCATCTGCTCCGCCCTGGTGATGCTGATGACGCCCGCGCTGGCCTTCTTCTACGGAGGAATGGTCCGCGTCAAGTCCACCCTCAACATGCTGATGATGAGCTTCATCAGCCTCGGCATCGTCACCGTCCTGTGGGTGCTGTACGGCTTCTCCATGGCGTTCGGCACGGACACCGGCGGTCTGATCGGCTGGTCCTCCGACTACGTCGGCCTCAGCGGGATCGGGCTGACCGAGCTGTGGGACGGCTACACCGTCCCCGTGTACGTCTTCGCCGTCTTCCAGCTGATGTTCGCGGTGCTCACCCCGGCCCTGATCAGCGGAGCGCTCGCCGACCGGGTCAAGTTCGGGGCCTGGGCGCTGTTCGTGGCGCTGTGGGCGACCGTCGTGTACTTCCCCGTCGCGCACTGGGTGTGGGGCACCGGCGGCTGGGCCTTCGAGATGGGTGTCATCGACTTCGCGGGCGGTACCGCCGTCCACATCAACGCGGGTGCCGCCGCCCTCGGTGTGATCCTCGTGATCGGCAAGCGGGTCGGCTTCAAGAAGGACCCGATGCGTCCGCACTCCCTGCCGCTGGTGATGCTCGGCGCGGGACTGCTGTGGTTCGGCTGGTTCGGCTTCAACGCGGGCTCCTGGCTCGGCAACGACGACGGCGTCGGCGCGCTGATGTTCCTGAACACCCAGGTCGCCACCGCCGCCGCGATGCTCGCCTGGCTGCTCTACGAGAAGATCCGCCACGGCGCCTTCACCACACTGGGCGCCGCCTCCGGCGCGGTCGCCGGACTCGTCGCGATCACCCCGGCCGGCGGCTCCAGCTCCCCGCTCGGCTCCCTCGCCATCGGCGCGATCGCCGGACTGCTGTGCGCGATGGCCGTCGGGCTGAAGTACCGCTTCGGGTACGACGACTCCCTCGACGTCATCGGTGTCCACCTCGTCGGCGGTATCGCCGGATCGGTCCTCATCGGCTTCTTCGCCACCGGCGGCGGACAGTCCGAGGTCAAGGGACTCCTGTACGGGGGCGGCCTGGACCAGCTGTGGAAGCAGCTCGCCGGGGTCGGCGGGGTGCTCGCGTACTCTCTCGTCGCGTCCGCCGTGCTGGCCTTCCTGCTCGACCGGACCATCGGGATGCGGGTCCCCGAGGACGTCGAGGTCTCCGGGATCGACCAGACCGAGCACGCGGAGACCGCGTACGACTTCAGCGGCGCCGGTGGCGGCACCGTCAGCCGCGCCGCCGCGCCCCTCCCGGTGAACGACCCCGTCCGGAACAAGAAGGTGGACGCATGA
- the nsdA gene encoding transcriptional repressor NsdA has product MGGNGEGGSNAEKRPNEMLGSWFTRSGWSKGELARQVNRRARQLGANHISTDTSRVRRWLDGENPREPIPRILSELFSERFGCVVAVEDLGLRAPHQSPSVSGVDLPWTAPQTVALIGEFSRSDLMLARRGFLGTSLALSAGPALIEPMQRWLVPSPGAQRTEPDPASLRRGNRLSQPELDLLESTTVMFRQWDAQCGGGLRRKAVVGQLHEVTDLLQEPQPEATSKRLFKVAAELAELAGWMSYDVGLQPTAQKYFVLALHAAKEAGDKPLGSYILSSMSRQMIHLGRPDDALELIHLAQYGSRESAGSRTQAMLYAMEARAYANMGQPGKVKRAVRMAEESFSDAQEGDENEPDWIGFFTEAELNGENAHSFRDLAYVAGRSPTYAALAEPVMSRAVELFAQDKDHQRSYALNLIGMATVHLLQKEPEQSARLAGDALGVASSVRSERVNTRIRKTVDTAVREYGHLPEVVELTERLAVQLPESAEAV; this is encoded by the coding sequence GTGGGCGGCAACGGCGAGGGCGGTTCGAACGCTGAGAAGCGTCCGAACGAGATGCTGGGCTCGTGGTTCACCCGAAGCGGGTGGTCCAAGGGTGAACTGGCGCGCCAGGTCAACCGCAGAGCACGGCAGTTGGGCGCGAACCACATCTCCACGGACACCTCCAGGGTCCGCCGCTGGCTCGACGGCGAGAACCCGCGCGAGCCGATCCCGCGCATCCTCTCCGAGCTGTTCTCGGAGCGCTTCGGCTGTGTCGTCGCCGTCGAGGACCTCGGGCTGCGCGCCCCCCACCAGTCGCCCTCGGTCTCCGGGGTGGACCTGCCGTGGACGGCGCCCCAGACCGTCGCCCTGATCGGCGAGTTCTCCCGCAGCGATCTGATGCTCGCCCGGCGCGGCTTCCTCGGCACCTCGCTGGCGCTGTCCGCCGGTCCCGCCCTCATCGAACCCATGCAGCGGTGGCTGGTGCCCTCGCCCGGTGCCCAGCGCACCGAACCCGACCCCGCGTCGCTGCGCCGGGGCAACCGGCTGTCCCAGCCGGAGCTCGACCTGCTGGAGTCCACCACGGTGATGTTCCGCCAGTGGGACGCCCAGTGCGGGGGCGGGCTGCGCCGCAAGGCCGTCGTCGGGCAGCTCCACGAGGTCACCGACCTGCTCCAGGAGCCCCAGCCGGAGGCCACCAGCAAACGGCTCTTCAAGGTCGCCGCCGAACTCGCCGAACTGGCCGGCTGGATGAGCTACGACGTGGGGCTTCAGCCCACCGCCCAGAAGTACTTCGTGCTCGCCCTGCACGCGGCGAAGGAGGCGGGGGACAAGCCCCTCGGCTCGTACATCCTGTCCAGCATGAGCCGCCAGATGATCCACCTCGGCCGCCCCGACGACGCCCTGGAACTCATCCACCTCGCCCAGTACGGCAGCCGGGAGAGCGCCGGTTCGCGTACCCAGGCGATGCTGTATGCGATGGAGGCCCGCGCGTACGCCAACATGGGCCAGCCGGGCAAGGTCAAGCGGGCCGTACGGATGGCCGAGGAGAGCTTCTCCGACGCCCAGGAGGGCGACGAGAACGAACCCGACTGGATCGGCTTCTTCACCGAGGCCGAGCTCAACGGCGAGAACGCGCACTCGTTCCGCGATCTCGCGTACGTCGCCGGGCGCAGCCCCACGTACGCCGCGCTCGCGGAGCCGGTGATGAGCCGGGCCGTGGAGCTGTTCGCGCAGGACAAGGACCATCAGCGGTCGTACGCGCTGAACCTCATCGGGATGGCCACGGTGCATCTGCTCCAGAAGGAGCCGGAGCAGAGCGCGCGGCTGGCCGGGGACGCGCTGGGGGTGGCCAGCAGCGTGCGGTCCGAGCGGGTGAACACACGTATCCGCAAGACCGTGGACACGGCCGTGCGGGAGTACGGGCATCTGCCGGAGGTGGTCGAGCTGACCGAGCGGCTCGCTGTGCAGCTGCCCGAGAGTGCGGAAGCCGTGTGA
- a CDS encoding bifunctional DNA primase/polymerase: MDFTIGGIRDIRSGSRRRGRTSECTAAAEFTGLRGWDVVPGARLSSGRCSCGRTGGDGGARCAEPGAHPLDLAPVIPAGATLDQVARAWERFPAATVMLPVGRAFDVLEVGVTAGRRALVRLERMGLPLGPVTATPDGRAQFLVAPGAAAGLPKLLYRTGWDGAALDLRALGEGDHITAPPSDRGGLGAVRWLRAPALDSATGPPEARLLLGVLAYAAHRSRP, translated from the coding sequence ATGGACTTCACGATCGGCGGCATCCGTGACATCCGGTCGGGTTCACGCCGCCGCGGACGCACCAGTGAGTGCACCGCGGCCGCTGAGTTCACCGGACTGCGCGGCTGGGACGTCGTACCCGGTGCCCGGCTCTCGTCGGGGCGCTGCTCCTGCGGACGGACCGGCGGGGACGGCGGGGCGCGCTGCGCGGAACCCGGCGCGCATCCCCTGGACCTCGCCCCGGTGATCCCCGCCGGGGCCACCCTCGACCAGGTCGCGCGGGCCTGGGAACGGTTCCCGGCCGCCACGGTGATGCTGCCCGTGGGCCGCGCCTTCGACGTCCTGGAGGTCGGTGTCACGGCGGGGCGCCGCGCGCTGGTGCGGCTGGAGCGGATGGGCCTGCCGCTGGGACCCGTCACGGCGACCCCCGACGGCCGCGCGCAGTTCCTCGTCGCGCCGGGCGCCGCGGCGGGGCTGCCCAAGCTGCTGTACCGGACGGGCTGGGACGGCGCGGCACTCGATCTGCGCGCACTCGGCGAGGGCGACCACATCACGGCGCCCCCGTCGGACCGCGGCGGCCTCGGTGCCGTCCGCTGGCTGCGGGCCCCCGCCCTGGACTCGGCCACCGGTCCCCCGGAGGCCCGTCTGCTGCTGGGCGTCCTCGCCTACGCGGCCCATCGCTCCCGCCCCTGA